The genomic interval GGTGACATTCTGCAAACTCTAACACCTTTGAAAGATGCCTGTTTTGGGAAGTTTACATTTAAGCAAACCCCTACAGGCAAACCTTCACTAAGTATTTTCTTTGTTATCTCAATAATATATTGACGAAGTGGTGTGAAATCAGCATCAGCCCTATAATCACAAAGTGAGAATGCTACCGAAGGGATATACTTCATACAACCTTCAAGCGTTACTCCCATGGTTCCACTGTAGTGAGTATTAACTGAAGCGTTGTCACCATGATTGATGCCACCTATCACAATGTCCGGTTTTGCGCCATTCATTATCTGATTCAGAGCTAACTTCACACAGTCTGTAGGCGTACCGTTACACGACCATATTTGCAGTCCATCTTCATCATGATGCTTAGTTAGTCGCAAAGGTGTTGTTGCTGAGAAAGCACAGGAAAAACCAGAACGTGCTGAGTCAGGTGCACATACAATGATGTCTCCAAGAGGTCTAAGCATTTCTACGAGTTCGTTAATGCCCTTTGCCTCATAGCCGTCATCGTTTGATATAAGTATTGTCGGTCTTTTGTTCATCTGTTACTGATGTTGACTATTTTTCCAATAGGTCAGGACGCAATGCTTTAGTACGCTCTAATGCTTGATCCAGTTCCCATGCCCTAATTTTTGCTTCATTTCCGCTTAAGAGTATCTCTGGCACCTTCCATCCTTTATATTCTGCCGGACGGGTATATATCGGTGCTGCCAGCAAATCATCCTGAAAGCAGTCTGACAAAGCACTTTGCTCATCTCCGATAACCCCTGGCACCACTCTTACAATTGCATCGGCAATCATAGCAGCAACGAGCTCACCACCAGTAAGCACGAAGTCGCCAATTGATATTTCCTTTGTAATGAGATGGTCTCTCACTCGCTGATCAATACCTTTATAGTGACCAGCGAGAATTATCAGGTTTCCTTTCAGCGAAAGTTCGTTTGCCATATGTTGGTCAAACCGTTCACCATCAGGAGAAGTAAAGATTACTTCGTCATAGTCACGTTCTGCCTTTAGTGCCGTGATACATCTGTCAATAGGCTCACACTGCATGACCATTCCTGCCGAACCTCCATAAGGGTAGTCATCTACCCTTCTCCACTTGTCTAATGTATAGTCACGAAGATTGTGAAGACGAATCTCTGCAAGCCCTTTCTTCTCAGCAC from Prevotella sp. E13-27 carries:
- the surE gene encoding 5'/3'-nucleotidase SurE: MNKRPTILISNDDGYEAKGINELVEMLRPLGDIIVCAPDSARSGFSCAFSATTPLRLTKHHDEDGLQIWSCNGTPTDCVKLALNQIMNGAKPDIVIGGINHGDNASVNTHYSGTMGVTLEGCMKYIPSVAFSLCDYRADADFTPLRQYIIEITKKILSEGLPVGVCLNVNFPKQASFKGVRVCRMSPGTWDNEITVCHHPRGYDYYWMVGHYQNDAPEAVDTDRWALDNGYVAITPTRIDVTAYESFEALKDYTNITV
- the trmD gene encoding tRNA (guanosine(37)-N1)-methyltransferase TrmD, producing MRIDIISVLPEMLEGFVHESILARAEKKGLAEIRLHNLRDYTLDKWRRVDDYPYGGSAGMVMQCEPIDRCITALKAERDYDEVIFTSPDGERFDQHMANELSLKGNLIILAGHYKGIDQRVRDHLITKEISIGDFVLTGGELVAAMIADAIVRVVPGVIGDEQSALSDCFQDDLLAAPIYTRPAEYKGWKVPEILLSGNEAKIRAWELDQALERTKALRPDLLEK